The Ketobacter alkanivorans genome includes the window ACAGCCGCTGTTGCGCGGTGTGTATTTCTGCAGCGGCACTCAAGAAGGTACGCCCATTGATCGTATGATGTCTGCGGTGTCCTCCAATTTTGGCTTAAGCCGCGATGCGCTGCGTAATCAGGGAGGCAGTGGTAAAAGCTTTTTCATCAACCGCTTGTTCAAGGATGTAGTGTTCCCTGAAGAGGAGCTGGTTGGCAGTAATAAAAAGCTGGAATCCAATTTACTGTGGTTGCGCCGTGGTTACTTTGGCGCGCTTGGTGTGTTGTTTGTGGGGCTGGTTGTAATGTGGGCGTTTACCGTAAATCGTAATAACGCTTTTATGGCAGAGGTAAACAACTACATAGCTCAGTATCAGTCACAACAAAGCCAGCTGGGGCAGTTTGATCAGGATCCGGTTAATACGTTGCCGGTTTTGGCGCCGCTGTATCAGGCGTCACGGGTATACAACCAAGAAGAGCACCCATGGCTCAGCGGTGTGGGTTTGTATGACGCTTCTGTAGATAAAGCGGCAGATGCTCTGTATCTGAATGCGTTACGCAAAGATTTCCTGCCCCGCTTCCAGTATTACATGGAGCAAAAGTTACAGTCCATGAGTGCTACGGATGAAAACCTGATAGATACCTTCCGTACGTATCTCATGCTGGTGGATCGTGAGCACTTTGATCCCAAAGTAATAAGCGGATGGGCAGAGGATCAATGGCAACAGCGTCTGCCGGGCGAAGCGGGTAAACAGAACGACCTGAATCAACATTTGGCTGTTCTGCTAGCGAAGGGCTTTGGCAATGTGCAATTGAATGAATTTATCGTGACCGGCTCGCGTCAAAAGCTGAAGCAGATTCCAGCAGGTCAGCGTCTCTACAGTCAAATGAAGTCCAGCGATCTGGGGCAACAACAACTGGATATATACTCTCAGATCGGTGGCAAATCGGCAGAGATATTTGGCTATGGCGATGCGGCGAGTGCATTGCAGATGTCAGCGCTGTACAGCCGACCAGGTTTTAAATCCCTGGACTTCAGTGTTAAGTCTCCGTTGCTGCAACAGTTAGATCGGGATCGATGGATTTTCGGCAGTTCAGACGTGGATGATTTCACCGAGGCGGATAAAGAGAAATTAGCCACCGAGCTGAAAACATTATACCTCAACGATTACAGTAGCCAGTGGCAGAGTATGTTGAACCAGCTGCATGTGGCCAAGTTCAGTGACATGACCAGTGCAACAGCGATTGTGAAACAAATGGCTGATCCAGTCTATTCGCCTATTGTTGCAGTGTTGCGTGTCGCCAAAGAAAACACAGCACTGACTCCGGGCTGGCCCAAGCCTGCGTTATTGCCAGGTACATCGGCGACGGCAGCTGGCGCGGCAGAGGCCATCATCGGCAAAGTGGTGAAGCCGACTTTGGTCGATGTTGCTTTTAGAGACATCAACCAACTAACCACGCAGAATGAGCAACAGCCCGCTGCCATAAACGATGTGCTCAATGGTATTAAAGAGCTGCACGGTTACTTGAACAACATGGCGGTGTCACCCAATCCGAACCAGGCAGCCTTTGCAGCGGCCAAGGCCCGATACTCCACCAACAGTGCGGATGCAATTCGCAAGTTGCGTATTCTTGCCAGCAATACACCTGCGCCGGTAAGTGTGTGGTTGAATGAGCTGGCAGACCACAGTTGGGGCGTGATTCTGCAAGGCACCAAAGCACACTTGGATACAGCCTGGAATCAGCAAGTCTATTCAGTTTACGCGCGCACTCTTGGGGATCGTTATCCGCTGCGTAAAGTGCGTAACGAAGCCACGGTGGATGACTTTAATCAATTCCTCTCTGCCGCCGGGGTTGAAGCAACTTTCGTGAAGACCAACGTTAAACCTTTCCTGGATCGTAACTGGAAACCCGCGCAACTGGACGGACAGGCGGTTGCCTTTACCGAAGCCAGCCTGGGTCAGCTAAGGGGTGCTGATACGTTGCGTACGGCGCTGTATCGTGCCGGTGAAGAGCCCGGGTTTGATTTCACTTTGAAACCAAGAAGCCTCGATACTGCGGTGGGTAAATTCGAACTGCAACTGGGTGATCAGCGTTACACTTATACCCACGGCCCGAAAATTGGCAAAAATGCCACTTGGCGCAGTGGACGGGATACCAGTATTCGTATTTTATTTGAGGATCTCAACCAGACCCCGCACCGTGAGACCTATACGGGTAACTGGGCTTGGTATCGCCTGCTGGATGACGCTGGAATTCGTAAAGTAGGCAACACTACTTATCGGGCAACCTTTAACAAGGATGGACGTAAGGCAGAGTACGAGTTGACCAGTAGCAGTCGCATCAGTGGTTTGAATATATCTCTGTTGCGCAATTACCGTTGCCCACAAGGTTTGTGAGGAGAGCGCAGCGATGGCCAGTGAAATAGGCTTCTTTGGCAAATTGCCTGGCTACGGCGATTTTATTGAGCGCAACCTGCCCCGTAGTTTTGTTGAAGTATGGGATCAATGGTTGCAGCGGGCCATGGCGGGCAGTCGTCAAATGCTGGGTGAGCAGTGGCTCGACAGTTATCTTACCTCCCCGGTGTGGCGTTTCGCGCTGTCATCCGGGTGTGTCGATGGCCACGCCTGGCTGGGGATCATGTTGCCCAGTGTGGACAGAGTAGGGCGCTATTTTCCCCTTACCATTGCCTTACCCATGAGCAGCGGTGTTAATCTTAGTTTGGCTCTGTATCACAACGCTCCGTGGTTTAAACGTTTGCATGAGATAGGCTTGGCCTGTTTGCAGGAATCCCCAACCGTCGAAGCGGTTGTCGATGTGCTCGAAACGCTTTCAGACCCGGTGTTGGTGCCCTGGCGTGCCGAGCCCAGCCAGATGCGATCGGTTGGCAACTGCGTGTCACTGGTTGCAAGTAGTGACGTGAAACCCGAGCATGGTGACGTGTCACTCCGACAAAGCCTTGTACAAAATGAGGCCTTGTTAAGGCAGCACTACGCCAGTTTCAGCCTTTGGTACAGTGCGGGAGATGAGCAGGTGCCGGATGTACAATTAAACAGCGAATTTCTACCCGATCCGGTGGGCTATGTATCCATGCTCACCGGGCGGTGGCCCGATTATGGCTGGAATCAGATTGGATAATTTGAATATTTCACCGTGTATAACACACCATGGCAGGGTATCTTGGCTAGAATGAAGGATCAGGAAAGAGCCAGTACGCAGACAAAAACCATACAGTACAAGCGTTAGAAAAGGATCAGCATGGCATCTCCACACATCATCGACATCGACGAACTGCTGCAGCCCATCTCTGAGAACCAGCCCCAGGGTTCCGATATTCGTGAAGATTCTTCCTCCACGTCGTTGTATTACCAAATAAAAGACGCACGCAATACCGCCCGTGCAGCAGAACGGGCCAGCCTGTTTGATCCGGATGAAGCCGCCAATGTGCTGAATGCCTGGCGCCCGATACTGGATCTGGCACCGACGATACTAAAAGAACACAGCAAAGATCTGGAAGTAGCCAGCTGGCTGATTGAAGCCCTGATCCGCTTCCATGATTTCCCCGGACTCCGTGACGGCATCAAGCTTACCAGAGGCCTGGTGGATAACTTCTGGGAAAACCTCTACCCGGAACCGGATGAGGATGGCATAGAAACCAAAGTGGCACCCCTGGCCGGCCTCAATGGTGACAGCGGCGAAGGCACTTTACTTGCGCCCATTCGTAACGCCCTAATAACCACCGAAAGCTCGGTGGGAGCCTACAGTTTCTGGCAATATCAACAGGCCAGGGACGCTGCCAGAATCACCGATCCAGACAAACGTGAAGAAAAAGAAGCCACACTGGGATTCACCCAGAGACAGATAGAAACCGCCGTTGCCGAGGCATCCAACGAATACTATCAGAATCTGGTAGACGACCTGGAAGGGGCCGTGGCGGATTTCAAAGCCATGAATGACGTCCTGCGTCAGCATTGTGGTCACGAAGCACCACCGTATTCTTTGATACTGGAAACATTAGAAGAAGTACTGCGCGCTGTGCGTTTTTTAGCCAAAGATAAATTGGCTGTGGCTGCCCCTGAGGAAGAGGCTATGACCGAAACATCCGCAGGAGAAGCACCAGTGGCGGTGGCTCCAGGAGCCAGCGCTGGCACCAGTGGCCCCATTAGCAGTCGCGAAGATGCCCTGCGTCGGCTGGATGAGGTGGCCAAGTATTTCCGCGCCACCGAGCCTCATACTCCCCTGGTGACAGGAATTGAGCGCTTGGTACGCTGGGGTCGCATGCCGATGGCAGAATTGATACTGGAACTGGTGCCGGATCCCACCGCGCGCGCCTTCTACCAGCACCTTACCGGTGCTAAGCTCAACGAAAGTGATGATCAGGCGGACTTGAGTGCGACCTATGCCGCGACGGCGAGCACCATCAGCCAGCCACAAGCCACTTCATCCAATACCGAAGAAGACAGTGGTGGAGGTTGGTAGCAAACCTCTATGGCCAGATCATAAAATAGGAAATAGTAACAACATACGGAAGTGGCATAAAAACTGGAACGGAACATGCTTTCTCTCATAGCAAGACCAACGAATTTTAACGGAGGAACCACCCATGGCTGATAGCATTCACGACAAACTCAAACGTGTGCGCAAACCCCGCGTTCACATAACTTATGATGTAGAAACCGGCGGCGCTGAGCAGACCAAAGAGTTGCCCTTTGTGATGGGCGTGATGGGGGATTACTCCGGCGACAACACGGCAAACAAGAAATCCTTGAAAGAACGTAAGTTCGTGGGCATTGACCGTGACAACTTCAATCAGGTTATGGGCAACGTAAACCCTACCGTTTCCATGAAAGTGGAAAACACACTGGCGGGGGATGACAGCGAAATGGCGGTCGATCTATCCTTCAAAAATATGGATGACTTTGATCCAACCGCCATCGTGAATCAGGTAGAGCCGTTAAAGCAGTTGCTGGAAGCGCGCAACAAGCTGCGTGATCTGATGAGCAAGGCGGATCGCTCCGAAGAGCTGGAAACCATTTTGGAAGACATCCTGCAGAATACTGACAAGGTGACTTCCATTTCACAAGAACTGGGCCTCGGTAAGGAAGGGGAAGAATAATGGCCGAACAAGAAACCCAAACTGAAGGCGGCGCAGAAGCCGCGGAAGGTTCCGTCAGTCTGTTGGAAATGGCCATCGGCGCCACCAAGCAAACCGAACGGGATGAAGCACAGGATTTGATGGCCAACCTCACCAAGCAGGTGTTGGACGGTACCGTAACCTGGGATCGTAACCTGACCAAAACCATTGGTAATGCCATTACCGCCATCGATGCTGCAATTTCCAAACAGCTCGCTGCCATTATGCATAACGAAAAGCTGCAGAAAGTCGAAGGTTCATGGCGTGGTCTGCACCACTTGGTAATGAATTCCGAAACGGGAACCGGCTTGAAAATTCGCATGCTGAACATCGGCAAGCGTGAACTGTTTAAGGATCTGGATAAGGCTGTTGAATTTGATCAAAGCCAAATCTTCAAAAAGATCTATGAAGCAGAATTTGGTACCGCTGGCGGCGAACCCTATGGTGCTTTGATCGGCGACTACGAGTTTACCAATCA containing:
- the tssM gene encoding type VI secretion system membrane subunit TssM gives rise to the protein MKRVIEILKNKIFLGLLGVIALSLVIWFGADFVKFGEDNSTLSDPARLLLMLGVLLIWLLAQLLSMWLSHSKNNSMLKEMEVEEVDQDAVRAGEEVAALNKRFTDGMAILKRAKFDTSKGKVALYQLPWYIIIGPPGSGKTTALVNSGLEFPLAESHGKNALGGVGGTRNCDWWFTNEAVMIDTAGRFTTQDSHKTVDSSAWQGFLALLKKHRPRRPINGALIAISAQDLLTQQPAQRAHNAKLIRERIDELQKSFGVKFPIYVMLTKCDLVAGFTEFFANLTQPERQQIWGTTFNIESDQQLNSMPHEMDLLIGRLNDRVLWRVHNERDPAKRALIQAFPQQMENLKPLLVEFMSEAFASNRYSEQPLLRGVYFCSGTQEGTPIDRMMSAVSSNFGLSRDALRNQGGSGKSFFINRLFKDVVFPEEELVGSNKKLESNLLWLRRGYFGALGVLFVGLVVMWAFTVNRNNAFMAEVNNYIAQYQSQQSQLGQFDQDPVNTLPVLAPLYQASRVYNQEEHPWLSGVGLYDASVDKAADALYLNALRKDFLPRFQYYMEQKLQSMSATDENLIDTFRTYLMLVDREHFDPKVISGWAEDQWQQRLPGEAGKQNDLNQHLAVLLAKGFGNVQLNEFIVTGSRQKLKQIPAGQRLYSQMKSSDLGQQQLDIYSQIGGKSAEIFGYGDAASALQMSALYSRPGFKSLDFSVKSPLLQQLDRDRWIFGSSDVDDFTEADKEKLATELKTLYLNDYSSQWQSMLNQLHVAKFSDMTSATAIVKQMADPVYSPIVAVLRVAKENTALTPGWPKPALLPGTSATAAGAAEAIIGKVVKPTLVDVAFRDINQLTTQNEQQPAAINDVLNGIKELHGYLNNMAVSPNPNQAAFAAAKARYSTNSADAIRKLRILASNTPAPVSVWLNELADHSWGVILQGTKAHLDTAWNQQVYSVYARTLGDRYPLRKVRNEATVDDFNQFLSAAGVEATFVKTNVKPFLDRNWKPAQLDGQAVAFTEASLGQLRGADTLRTALYRAGEEPGFDFTLKPRSLDTAVGKFELQLGDQRYTYTHGPKIGKNATWRSGRDTSIRILFEDLNQTPHRETYTGNWAWYRLLDDAGIRKVGNTTYRATFNKDGRKAEYELTSSSRISGLNISLLRNYRCPQGL
- the tagF gene encoding type VI secretion system-associated protein TagF, encoding MASEIGFFGKLPGYGDFIERNLPRSFVEVWDQWLQRAMAGSRQMLGEQWLDSYLTSPVWRFALSSGCVDGHAWLGIMLPSVDRVGRYFPLTIALPMSSGVNLSLALYHNAPWFKRLHEIGLACLQESPTVEAVVDVLETLSDPVLVPWRAEPSQMRSVGNCVSLVASSDVKPEHGDVSLRQSLVQNEALLRQHYASFSLWYSAGDEQVPDVQLNSEFLPDPVGYVSMLTGRWPDYGWNQIG
- the tssA gene encoding type VI secretion system protein TssA — translated: MASPHIIDIDELLQPISENQPQGSDIREDSSSTSLYYQIKDARNTARAAERASLFDPDEAANVLNAWRPILDLAPTILKEHSKDLEVASWLIEALIRFHDFPGLRDGIKLTRGLVDNFWENLYPEPDEDGIETKVAPLAGLNGDSGEGTLLAPIRNALITTESSVGAYSFWQYQQARDAARITDPDKREEKEATLGFTQRQIETAVAEASNEYYQNLVDDLEGAVADFKAMNDVLRQHCGHEAPPYSLILETLEEVLRAVRFLAKDKLAVAAPEEEAMTETSAGEAPVAVAPGASAGTSGPISSREDALRRLDEVAKYFRATEPHTPLVTGIERLVRWGRMPMAELILELVPDPTARAFYQHLTGAKLNESDDQADLSATYAATASTISQPQATSSNTEEDSGGGW
- the tssB gene encoding type VI secretion system contractile sheath small subunit → MADSIHDKLKRVRKPRVHITYDVETGGAEQTKELPFVMGVMGDYSGDNTANKKSLKERKFVGIDRDNFNQVMGNVNPTVSMKVENTLAGDDSEMAVDLSFKNMDDFDPTAIVNQVEPLKQLLEARNKLRDLMSKADRSEELETILEDILQNTDKVTSISQELGLGKEGEE